One window from the genome of Salvia miltiorrhiza cultivar Shanhuang (shh) chromosome 7, IMPLAD_Smil_shh, whole genome shotgun sequence encodes:
- the LOC130995106 gene encoding ankyrin repeat-containing protein At5g02620-like, whose translation MAAELYDAVSKGDITKFQKLVAQDPYLVESASFACSRNVLHIATMRGQTAMVEEVLNMNPWLSRSLDSQQSSPLHIAAAQGRFEISRKLLSVAPETRWWRDCRDMNPVHIAAVNGHVEILGHLLEESLLPAMERVGRGQTVLHLCVKHGQLTTLQFLVDKLWELVEAVDEDGETLLHLAVRSTQLEILKYLVESKKIRSKPNSMGITPLQILNRSPPGTAHYSEMGRIIDTWFAPVVHYREVLPKMNDAVMVVAVLIATMAFQNAVNPPGGVWQDDASSHKAGDAVIAYTHPAIYKSLLKTNDMAFFSSLLIIFFITSGMTSKSIYALGSAIFCMLVSVTAIALSYKASVEATTPGTKLPVAGRIVAGIGLLLFLQIFYRIAISIFYYVREKRRIRRQELLLILHPYASSIVYDRLLIVHYFQVFYSRVNCP comes from the exons ATGGCTGCAGAACTCTACGATGCTGTATCAAAAGGGGATAtaacaaaatttcaaaaactaGTTGCACAAGATCCATATCTCGTCGAAAGTGCTTCATTTGCATGTTCAAGAAATGTTCTTCACATAGCAACAATGCGGGGACAGACAGCCATGGTGGAAGAGGTGCTGAATATGAATCCGTGGCTTTCTCGGAGTTTAGACTCCCAACAATCATCGCCTCTGCACATAGCAGCAGCACAAGGGCGCTTCGAGATCTCGAGAAAATTGTTATCAGTAGCCCCGGAGACGCGCTGGTGGCGCGACTGTCGCGATATGAACCCGGTTCATATCGCGGCCGTAAATGGGCATGTTGAGATCTTGGGACACCTCCTTGAAGAGAGTCTTTTGCCTGCAATGGAGAGGGTGGGTCGCGGGCAGACTGTGTTGCACTTGTGCGTCAAACACGGCCAGCTTACGACATTGCAGTTTTTGGTGGACAAGTTGTGGGAGCTTGTGGAGGCAGTTGATGAGGATGGGGAGACCCTATTGCATTTGGCTGTTAGATCCACTCAACTTGAG ATTCTCAAATACTTGGTGGAAAGCAAAAAAATAAGGAGCAAGCCAAATTCCATGGGCATAACACCTTTGCAAATCTTGAATCGGAGCCCTCCAGGTACAGCCCACTATTCGGAAATGGGGAGAATCATAGATACCTGGTTTGCACCAGTAGTACATTATCGTGAAGTCCTGCCCAAGATGAATGACGCAGTGATGGTGGTGGCGGTCCTGATAGCAACGATGGCGTTCCAGAACGCCGTCAACCCACCTGGTGGCGTGTGGCAAGACGACGCGTCGTCACACAAGGCCGGAGATGCTGTGATAGCATACACTCATCCCGCCATATACAAATCTTTGTTAAAAACTAACGACATGGCATTCTTCTCATCCCTCCTCATAATCTTCTTCATCACCTCCGGAATGACATCGAAGAGCATCTATGCCTTGGGCAGCGCCATCTTTTGTATGTTGGTGTCGGTGACGGCTATTGCACTGAGTTATAAGGCTTCGGTAGAGGCGACCACTCCGGGAACGAAATTACCTGTCGCTGGCCGTATTGTTGCCGGAATCGGACTTCTCCTCTTCCTTCAAATCTTTTACAGGATTGCAATATCGATATTTTATTATGTAAGGGAGAAGAGAAGAATACGGCGGCAGGAGCTGTTACTGATCCTACACCCTTACGCATCCTCCATCGTGTATGACAGACTATTAATTGTTCACTATTTCCAAGTGTTTTAttcaagggttaattgcccctaa